GGGCGGTGTGTTTGCGGCGCGTATTGGCGGGTCGCCCCAAGGCACCGCGGACTCATTCCTCGGTGCGGGGCACTTGTTGTTGCGGCGCTAGGTCTTGAGGATACCGATGGACCGGAAGAAGCCGGCGAAACCGAGGTCGAAGACGAAGAGCAGCGCGGCGATGAGGAGCGTGCCGGCGATCACGACCCAGGTCAACCCGACGGTGGCCTTCTTGCTGGGCCAGTTGACCTTCTTCATTTCGTTTTCGGTGGCGATCATGAAGTCGGCGAAGCGTGGCTTGTTGAGGACGAACCAGAGGATCGCGCCGGTGAGCAGGAGGACGATCGCCGCGAAGCCGGCCTGCGCGTAGAGCAGGTTGTCGCGGCCGATCCAGTCCATCGTGGGCATGATGCGGCGGACGAACCAGCCGATGCCGGCGAGGACGATCGTCGCGGCGCCGACC
The sequence above is a segment of the Phycisphaeraceae bacterium D3-23 genome. Coding sequences within it:
- the secE gene encoding preprotein translocase subunit SecE, with product MGLSVYKPGQGYWTRVLTAVGAATIVLAGIGWFVRRIMPTMDWIGRDNLLYAQAGFAAIVLLLTGAILWFVLNKPRFADFMIATENEMKKVNWPSKKATVGLTWVVIAGTLLIAALLFVFDLGFAGFFRSIGILKT